From the genome of Vicia villosa cultivar HV-30 ecotype Madison, WI linkage group LG2, Vvil1.0, whole genome shotgun sequence, one region includes:
- the LOC131648409 gene encoding protein NRT1/ PTR FAMILY 1.2-like produces MNKEVELCSVDADEISQQSQRCKGGLITMPFIIANEAFSSMASLGLLPNMIVYWMGSYRLHLGKATQILLLSSAANNFTSVVGAFLVDSYLGRFLGVGLGSAATFLGMTLLWLTTMVPQARPPACVNPTEGCKSATKGQMATLLSVFGLMSIGKGALSCSLAFGADQVNRKDNPNNHRVLEIFFSGYYAFTVIGIIIGLVGIVYIQDHLGWKIGFGIPATLMLLSTLLFFLASPLYVKITKRTGLFTSFAQVTVATYKNRKLPLPPNNSTRLYHHKKNSTHLKMYAMWLAPQLCLGGMAEAFQWYRPK; encoded by the exons atgaacaaGGAAGTTGAACTTTGTTCCGTTGATGCTGATGAAATCTCACAACAATCACAAAGATGCAAGGGTGGTCTTATCACCATGCCTTTCATCATTG CAAATGAGGCATTTTCAAGTATGGCAAGTTTGGGACTATTACCAAACATGATAGTTTATTGGATGGGAAGTTACAGACTTCATCTTGGAAAAGCTACTCAGATTCTTCTCCTATCTTCTGCAGCCAACAATTTCACGTCTGTTGTTGGTGCTTTTCTGGTAGATTCTTATTTGGGTCGATTCTTGGGTGTTGGATTAGGTTCTGCAGCCACTTTCCTA GGAATGACATTGTTGTGGTTAACAACCATGGTTCCACAGGCAAGGCCTCCCGCTTGTGTAAATCCAACTGAAGGCTGTAAATCAGCAACGAAAGGTCAAATGGCAACGTTACTCTCTGTGTTCGGTCTCATGTCAATTGGAAAAGGTGCTCTTTCATGTTCTTTAGCATTTGGCGCTGACCAGGTGAATAGAAAAGATAATCCAAATAACCatagagttttggaaattttcttcAGTGGTTATTATGCTTTCACAGTTATTGGAATCATAATAGGTCTTGTAGGAATTGTATACATTCAAGATCATCTTGGTTGGAAAATTGGTTTTGGTATTCCCGCAACACTCATGCTTTTATCTACTCTCTTATTCTTTCTGGCTTCTCCTCTTTATGTCAAGATCACAAAAAGAACCGGCTTGTTTACTAGTTTTGCACAAGTAACTGTTGCTACTTATAAGAACAGAAAACTTCCATTACCACCTAACAACTCAACTCGATTATATCATCACAAGAAGAACTCAACTCATTTGAAAATGTATGCAATGTGGCTTGCACCTCAACTTTGTTTGGGTGGAATGGCTGAAGCATTTCAATGGTATAGGCCAAAATGA